Part of the Bdellovibrio bacteriovorus genome, AAGTGCCCAAAGATCTTCGGTTGCCAAAAAGGGAGAAGTGCTACTTTCTTGGGTGATGTTGACTCGAGCTTCTAAGCGTTGAAAGGGAAATGTTAAAAATCCGACACCCCATTTTTTGCGATCAGGTTCGTTTAAACTATTAATCTCTTGCGAGCGTTCAAACGTGGTGACGAAGTTATATCCTCGGGTGAGATTGATCATTAGTTGGCCGATGGCATAGTTACCAAATTTTTCTTCATTGGAAGTTTCACTTATTTTGCGTTTAAGGCCCGCCTCTATCCATAGACTGCTGCCTTTGGCATTCGGTAAGCCATATCTGTCATGCACCGCCAACAACTGCGTGGACTCAAGTGAGGTTTTAAAATCAGCCACGGAAGCGCCGATGCGATGCTTTTCGCCCCAATCAGATTCGGCAATAGCCGAAAAACCTTTTTGACGAAAATTTTCGTTTTGACTTAGATTTCCCACAAAATAATTAAAGGCGGCATCCCAAGAACTTCCCATGTAATGCAGGATGATTCCGTGAGCTTGATCATCTTTACCCATGCCGATCAAGCCCCGATTATAGGCGGTATGATCTGGAGTCCTTATCCCGTAGGCCTTGTCCATAAGTCCTACTTGAACTAACAGGGATTTCGTGACGAAGGTCCGAATGTAATGTTCCTTTGAAACTCCCGAAACTTTTTCTCCGTTATTATAATAGTCCACAGGTTCTGGCAGTATATTGTAAGTAATAGCCAGCAACGTGCGGTTGGTGTTGCTGGTTGAAGAGACAATGCTTACGTCCGTCTGCATATTTATCCAGACACTTTTTTCTTTAGATCCCCCAGGGGAGCGAGTCAAAGAAAGGCCGCGATACTTGATCGAAGGTTGAAGCCAATGATTCAACACGACTCCGGGAAGCAATCCGGAATATTCACCGAGCTCTTCATCGCTGATTGAACTTGGAATGAAAGGACGCGCGGCGATTTCTTGCGCAAAAAGAGCCTTGCCGTAGGCGGTGAGTGGGCCTCCGCCTAAACTATTAGTATGGCAGACAATGCATGTGGTGTAGCCATAGGAAATAAAATCCGGATAAGCCAGGACCGTGTTCGAAAAAAAGAGTACGATTCCCAAAACGGCAAACGCCAGCGGCCATCTTATTTTCAGAATATTCATGAATTTCATTATTAGAAGATTTAAGGAGCTTGGCTAAAGACATCCGTTTTATGACCATCGCGTTGTCCTCATTTTGTACACTGTCGGTGTGCACATTAACGGTGTGCATTTTCCAGGGTGAAATATCCATCGAGAGACTTAAAAGTATGTAGGGTTCCTCAGAATGCACCGATGGATTATGTATATTCTATTCGCAAGGAAGAGATAATGATTCGGAACCCTGTGGCAAATCTAGTTATTTCTGCGTTCATTGTGATTTCGTTGACCGGATGTCTGCAGTCGGAGTCGTTGGTGTCGGGCCCGGTTGCAACGGCGACGTTTCAAGGTTGCATTTCTGCTTCGGGAGTCTCCAATTCGAGCGTTCGTGTGGAATTCACTTTTCCGAGCGAGGCTGATAAGGTCATCGTTTATCGCGATGGAATTCAAATCGGAGTATCATCCATTTCGACCATCACCTCCATTCTTGATACGGGGCTTATGGAGGGAGTGACCTATCAATATTCTTGTGACGCCTATAAAGGAGCCTCCAAGATTGCTGGTTCTGCTTACGTCACGGGCTCTCCCATTAACACCAATGCGCCTATTTTTAACGGAATTATCAATGCGGCTCGCTCCTCAAATTCTTCCGTCAAAGTGGATTGGAATCCTGAAAGTTCCAGCTCGTCTAAGGCTTCCTATTATTTGATCTACGCCAATGTTGGTTCGACTTTGGATTGGGCAGCGATACCTCGGGGTAAAGTGCCGGCCACGGGAACTTTCTCGATGATCGTAGATGGCTTGGGTGACGAGCTTCCTTATGTTTTTGGAGTCCGCGCATGCACCAAAGATGATATCTGCGATTCTAATACGACCTTAAAGTCCCTGACACTTCCGGATCGTGGTGCGCCCCAAACGGTCGGCGTTTCTTTGATGGCCGGCCGAAATCGAACATTGTACATCACGGCTCCTTGGGTGTCTTCTCAAGGGGGTATTGCCGAGCGACGCATCTATTCTTGTACGGGGGCAGGATGTACACTGCCAAACTCTCCAACAAAAACCGTCGCGGTGACCGACATTACAAATCCAGTTCAAGAAATGACGATAGAAAACTCTCTGGATTTCACCACCTACAAGGTGCGCGTCGATGATTTGGATCCTTCCGGGAATGTTAACAATTCTACGAACGTGATGACCTTTACGACCGGTGATATGACGGAGCCGGTGTTTTTAGGAATCGGGAGTATCATTAGCATCAGTCCTGTGGACAAGGCCGCCCGAATTGGCTTTACATCGGCACCTCGACAAGGCTCTTCAGACGCTGGAGCCGCCGACGGAATCAAAGAATATGTATTATACATTCAGTCGGCGCCTTTTGGGACTGTGCCTACGAATGCGTGCAATAAGGTTGTACCGGATGTGGTGATTTCTGCGGCGTCTTATCCAGGGGGAAATGCTCAGACTTATGATGTCACGAATCTTTCTGAACGGACCAATTATAGCTTTTGTATGAGGGCTCGGGATGCGGCTGGTAATACGTCCTCTATTAATGCTGAAGCCACTTTGACCACCGGCGACCTCACGGCGCCGAATTTTGGGGGCATCCAAAGTCTTACTTTCCGAAATACCGAAAAGGATCTGCTCTTAACATGGAACCCTCCTTTAAGTGCGGATCAAAATAACTATGTCGTGCGTATTTGGAAAAACAATCCCAATCCATCGGCCGCTGGTACACAGCTGGCTTCGTTTACAGCACCCAAGACCAGCACCAGCGGAAGAAGCATCACGCAATCCGATTACACCTTAAACGATAACGACGTTGTTTATGCCACTGTGGATGCTTGTGATAACGCGTCCACGTTGGGGTTAGGGCTGCCGGATAATTGCACTACATTTTACAACTCTTACACTTCGGCTAAGAAGACCACCATCCCTGACATTCGGCCTCCTCAAGGATTCACTTCCGGGATTAAGGCCGCAAGTGCGGGCGCCACGGAATCTTTGACCGAGGGAGTGGCGACGGTAAGATGGAATCGGCCTTCGGCTCCTTATCCGACAGACTATGCGGGTTTCCGGGTTTATTCCGTCGATCCCGCAAGCCCTGTTGGCGCTAAAATCTTACTTAAATCTTGCGCTTGTGCGGCGAATCCTTGCAGTACGGCTTCTCCGGATTCGGCCAATTCTGATTTGAAATGTGATGTGACGGGACTATCTCCGTATCGTTTATATCGACTGCATGTTGTGGCTTATGATGCCGTGGGGAATGAAAGTACCGATTTAAATCCTCTTTCAAGTTACACGGACTTGCGGATTCGCGACACCACACCTCCAGGCAACGGCGTTTTCGCCTCCAATTTAGAAGTCAGTGGTTTGGATTTTTCATGGTCGTCGACAACGGACAATCAATATTCTGTAGGTAATGCGATTACGTATAAACTGTATCGAAAAATTTCAAGCACCTTTGCCAACGCGGCAGCCCCGGATGCGGATGGGGTGCAGATTTATTCGGGCACTGTCAGAACGTTCACCGACACTCTTTCGGTCGGGGGAGTTTACTTTTACGGACTTTGCGCGTTTGATGCTGCCGGGAATAAGACTTGCGATGCGGGAAATATTAAACAAGTTGTCGCCACGGACGTAACCGCTCCCTTAATTTATTCCTTTAGCACCACGAAGTCTGCGGATACCTTGGGATTGCAAAAACGCTGGGTCTTAACATGGAGTGCTGATGATCCAGGTGGGACTATTGCCACGAACTTAAAAGTATCAATTTATTCGAAGTTTTCAGAAACTGAGAACTCTGTCATGGCCACCGTTTCGGACACCTTGGTCTTTACCGGTTTTGCCAACACCACAAGTTCTGGCAATCTGACGGGCCCTTTGGGTAAAGATGGATGGATTAACTATTTGATCGTGGTCGAAGATTCTGAGCGCAATCGGACCACGCGAAATCTGACAGTTTATTCGGCGAACAAGATGGCCTTTACGTCGGTGAAGACCTCTACGGCTTACTATGGGGGCGGAACTTTGGTGGTCTTCGAGGGACGAGGATTTTCAAAAGGCTCGGAAAATATCTATGGTCAAGACACTGTTGTTAAATTCAGTGGCACCACCTGTAACAATACGAAAGTTTTATCCGATGAATACATCTCTTGTGTGACCCCTGCCGGAACGGCAGGACCGGTGGATATTACTTTTACAAATCCTGAAGGCACTATCTTAACGGCTTCGGGTGCGTTCGTTTACAATGCGACTCGAACGGATTCGTGTGATATTTTTGATGCTGCGGGTGGATCGTCCACCTACTTTGCCAACGCCCCTCAAAACGGCGGCACGGCCAATGGGACCAGTGAATCCAGCGCTTATTTAATTTGCAATATCGCTCAACTGCAGCTCGCCTTAAATAATAGTGCTCTTATTTATTACAAGCTCGGAAGAAATTTGGATCTCAGCGGTATTTCCGGAGGGATTGTAAATACCTCTTCGTTTGGTGGAAGCTTGAATGGAAATGGCTTTGCGTTATTGGATTTAAATCGCACCGGTTCCGGACAGTACGTGGGAGCGATCGCACTGACGACCTCCACCATCCAGTCTGTAAAATTTCTGGGATTTAATATTACCTCGACCAACACCAGCTCCACGGCGGGGCAAGCGGGTTGCGGCATTTTTGGAAACAGCTCGGGATCTTCATCCTTTAAAAATTCCGGAGGCGTTCGGTCCCCCGTATTTAAAGGTATAACCATCGTTGCTAATATTGACTGCAGCAGTCCGGATGGAGCGCGCGTGGGCGCCATTGCTTCGGAATTTGGTTGGTCCGCAAATTCTTCATCTTTGGCGGTCGCAGATGACGATGCGGGTCTGCGATCAAAAATTGTTATTTACGTTAAGGTTAAACCTTCCAGCAATGGCGGCAGCTTGAACACAGTTCCCGGGGTGGGAGGAGTGGTGGGGCTTCTGGTCGGGCCGCAAAATTTAACAATCAGAAACACGGATATTAAAACCTATCTGACCATCCTTGCATCCACGGGAAATAGGTGGCTGATGGCGGGCGGGGCTTTGGGATTTGTAGATTCGTCGACGCAGAACTTTACGATGACGCGATCTACGGCCTCGCTTTCGGTCCTTTCTCAAGCGGAAGCCTCTAGTAACGTGTTCAAGGGGGGCGTGGCGGGTTGCATACCTTCGCAAGTTTCCATGGATCAAGTGAAGGCAAAAATCTTCGTTAACCAAAATCCCGGAGGTTCCGTCGGAGGACTGTTTGGAAGCAACGGATGTTATTATTTGATGGGGTCTGCTTCCATTACCGATTCTTATGCATTAGGCAGTTACACCGGGACCACTACTAGGAATCTGGCATTTGGTGGAACGCTCACTCCGGCTTCGGGAACTGATTCCGTGACATTACAGCGGCTGTATTCGGCGGTAAAATTCACGCCGCAATCAACGATGGCGACCAGCTCTCAGTCTCCCAACTTCCGTGTGGATATTACTAACAATCCCACGGTTTCATCATCCAGTGTGCTTTATCGGGTAGAATCATTTCCTTACGGAGTTGATGCTGCCAGCGCAAATAGCATTGGCGAGCTCGACGCCGACATGAAAAACCAGGCGCCGGGGAATGTTTATGAATCCAGTAACTTCGACTTTAGTAGCGGGGGTAAATGGAAATGGTGTAATGTGGGCGAGTATCCGCGCCTCAAATTTGAAGATTGCGGAATCAATCAATAAAACGAGCGGCCTGGTTAGCTATTGTCAGTGACAATAGCTATGGGCCGAAATAGTCGTATTTTTAGCGAAGTTTAAAATTTGCGCATATTGTATGAAAAGCGACATGTTACAACTTTTTTCATCTTTCACCACGACCTCTAAGGGAAACGATTGCGTCGTCGCAGCGACAGACAATGCGATTTGGCCGCTGTAAGCTTCTTTCTTGGAATTAATATAGCCGTTCTCTAAGACTTCCAACTTCGGGATCTGTGCGGATATTTTAATAATTAGCGGCAAGCCCGTTGCCGCTGTTTGCTGGCTAGCAAGATTGCAAAACCGGCTTAGATCACTGTAAACATCCGTGATTTCCGTAAAAGCCGCCGATCTGGTCGCGCGATATTTGGGCTCGCATTTATCGGTATCACAGGTAAGACCCTTTTGTTGAAGTATTTCGACCTTAAGCTCAAGTGCGGGATCTTTACACATTCGGTAAAG contains:
- a CDS encoding IPT/TIG domain-containing protein — protein: MIRNPVANLVISAFIVISLTGCLQSESLVSGPVATATFQGCISASGVSNSSVRVEFTFPSEADKVIVYRDGIQIGVSSISTITSILDTGLMEGVTYQYSCDAYKGASKIAGSAYVTGSPINTNAPIFNGIINAARSSNSSVKVDWNPESSSSSKASYYLIYANVGSTLDWAAIPRGKVPATGTFSMIVDGLGDELPYVFGVRACTKDDICDSNTTLKSLTLPDRGAPQTVGVSLMAGRNRTLYITAPWVSSQGGIAERRIYSCTGAGCTLPNSPTKTVAVTDITNPVQEMTIENSLDFTTYKVRVDDLDPSGNVNNSTNVMTFTTGDMTEPVFLGIGSIISISPVDKAARIGFTSAPRQGSSDAGAADGIKEYVLYIQSAPFGTVPTNACNKVVPDVVISAASYPGGNAQTYDVTNLSERTNYSFCMRARDAAGNTSSINAEATLTTGDLTAPNFGGIQSLTFRNTEKDLLLTWNPPLSADQNNYVVRIWKNNPNPSAAGTQLASFTAPKTSTSGRSITQSDYTLNDNDVVYATVDACDNASTLGLGLPDNCTTFYNSYTSAKKTTIPDIRPPQGFTSGIKAASAGATESLTEGVATVRWNRPSAPYPTDYAGFRVYSVDPASPVGAKILLKSCACAANPCSTASPDSANSDLKCDVTGLSPYRLYRLHVVAYDAVGNESTDLNPLSSYTDLRIRDTTPPGNGVFASNLEVSGLDFSWSSTTDNQYSVGNAITYKLYRKISSTFANAAAPDADGVQIYSGTVRTFTDTLSVGGVYFYGLCAFDAAGNKTCDAGNIKQVVATDVTAPLIYSFSTTKSADTLGLQKRWVLTWSADDPGGTIATNLKVSIYSKFSETENSVMATVSDTLVFTGFANTTSSGNLTGPLGKDGWINYLIVVEDSERNRTTRNLTVYSANKMAFTSVKTSTAYYGGGTLVVFEGRGFSKGSENIYGQDTVVKFSGTTCNNTKVLSDEYISCVTPAGTAGPVDITFTNPEGTILTASGAFVYNATRTDSCDIFDAAGGSSTYFANAPQNGGTANGTSESSAYLICNIAQLQLALNNSALIYYKLGRNLDLSGISGGIVNTSSFGGSLNGNGFALLDLNRTGSGQYVGAIALTTSTIQSVKFLGFNITSTNTSSTAGQAGCGIFGNSSGSSSFKNSGGVRSPVFKGITIVANIDCSSPDGARVGAIASEFGWSANSSSLAVADDDAGLRSKIVIYVKVKPSSNGGSLNTVPGVGGVVGLLVGPQNLTIRNTDIKTYLTILASTGNRWLMAGGALGFVDSSTQNFTMTRSTASLSVLSQAEASSNVFKGGVAGCIPSQVSMDQVKAKIFVNQNPGGSVGGLFGSNGCYYLMGSASITDSYALGSYTGTTTRNLAFGGTLTPASGTDSVTLQRLYSAVKFTPQSTMATSSQSPNFRVDITNNPTVSSSSVLYRVESFPYGVDAASANSIGELDADMKNQAPGNVYESSNFDFSSGGKWKWCNVGEYPRLKFEDCGINQ